From one Catenuloplanes nepalensis genomic stretch:
- a CDS encoding RHS repeat-associated core domain-containing protein, with translation MRLESDNDGVAGTVSAVAEVQPVGVAQAASSRAELAGDVPAARTSGTLLLLAADNEGSSGDFGATSLAATSTWSAGGNSGGFSWSYGMGTPPVHAGPAPKLQLGYSSSSVDGRTSASNNQPSWLGEGFDLETGYIERQYIGCNADTENGANNPELLRTGDLCWRSDNATISFQGSSTELVYQDGKGWHGRSEAGWVIKRLNNGTNGDNNGEYWELTAVDGTRYYFGYNNPPGQSAGTNSVYTVPVYGNHAGEECHQATFGASSCDQAWRWNLDYVVDVRGNTLSYWYEQEKNQYATRATSSENVDYVRGGTLARIDYGTWDRGTTDRSVKPVAQVLFATGDRCLTSCTRDNPDQWPDVPWDSECKLDATECGTNYSPTFWSTKRLASITTQVWDTTVSPAKWQPVTSWTFAHSFPDPHDGTNAGLWLDSIVKTGLVGEAIAMPPITFTPTPMPNRVLTDVNQTNSWQRLTRLTTETGAFTDIEYTLPECKTGNLPASPQTNTLRCYPVIGPDPLDPDGADITEYWHKYLVTKVIENDTPLADYRAPSKVTTYIYKGTPYWAFADDNGFTKPKRRTWSQFRGYETVDTRAGSGAAKTLFRATYLRGIEGKVSKASLGEDVTDQKAFAGMVRESVTYNGTEDKPLSKTVYVPWQSEPTASRTIGNDTVHARFTGTRVIHSGEAVGTTWRVGRVESTMEGTYGSVTQVQDDGDTTVTGDETCTVYTYNRNTGKHIVHLAKQITTTALPCKDKPATADDMVSDLRTTYDGASSPDVAPTFGSTSKVETMVGWTASSGTQWQTGSSMTTDTFGRVKTATDSRGNTTQTDYTPASGGPVTGEKTTNALGWTSTKVKDPYWGLTRSATDTNGRVATVKYDALGRVSKVWDVGWAEADADKKDKPSTRYTYSFATGRNAYPYTKTETLNASGNYLLSYQILDGFLRSRQIQTTTAVGADRVVADTIYDEWGRVSAVYGSHAEVGAPTGVLWGEPEWSIPSVTRTVYDLAGRGTDTIFLAAEGTTNQVEKWRSTIVYGGDRMIVTPPRGDVPTTTINDFRGRAVEMRQHNTAAGVAGDYVTTRYGYNRKGHLAKVTDTAGNEWTYGYDIKGRQISASDPDRGPMTVGYNAYDEVVRTTDARGEVLAYSYDQLGRKTGLYDDSTSGNKRAEWVYDRLAGGPQVRGMMTQSVRYDNGNAYRTQIVNYTTRYQPTAVNYVIPAAEGALAGSYLFGYSYAGSDGSPTTVEYPIAGNLLTREGVTTTYDPGNGLPTGLTSTLAAGASYVTRQDYTALGEPTVTERKYATGAYVESAASYWEDGTRRYRGTKILTETGTGSVSDTTYQWGPAGNIESISDKPAVGDADTQCFTYDKLRRLTSAWTPKPDVACTTAPSTANLGGPGPYWTDWTFDAIGNRTAETNHTATGNSTTTYAIPPSGADSIRPHAVTGSTTVTSGVAAPINRSYGYDQAGNTTSRPGVAGTQTVTWDAENRAYTTIEGNTTTSYVYDANGTRLIRRDGTGTTLYLPSMEVRLNPDNTKVATRYYNFAGETVASRNNSQNTGLTWLFSDHQGTQNISIGPGTQSGTAQTVTIRRQDPYGGTRGQAVAWPNGKGFVGGDIDPTGLTHIGAREYDPALGRFISVDPIMDLKDPQQWNGYAYAHNSPITFSDPTGLRDCDFADCGSGGESKGDWDGDKVISPVPGASRGADQPKLGFGRPGGGRITNNGQRTTPRGSYQQFQNPTSLEFLEQYDCTYGCHYSSKDPETLKEADISYACAILHDCAMADQVAAERGIALANVMSFVPIIGVPWSIRLAINAFGKGDYVDGTLEIAGIIPIAKATKALDILDFLNDARKGSKVADDGADTALDAAGDVCKVPALKSFAAETRVLMADGSAKPIAEISVGNMVYAGDPVTGEVGAYRVTAVWAHEDDVVDLLLSAGALATTEDHPFWSEDGQEWRSPGELEVGEHLRADGAAILVAGIADGSRRTVMAYNLTVENLHTYFVLAGPTPVLVHNFGCDVPTLDSTGKVHGELPPGNRVPSHWTVEELEQLESELVMSIKRRKEVNSDLGLDYGHAKRVADEEALLRDVRNKLNGK, from the coding sequence GTGCGGCTGGAGTCGGACAACGACGGGGTCGCCGGCACGGTGAGCGCGGTGGCCGAGGTGCAGCCGGTGGGTGTGGCGCAGGCGGCGAGCAGCCGGGCGGAGCTGGCCGGTGACGTGCCGGCCGCGCGGACGAGCGGCACGCTGCTGCTGCTGGCCGCGGACAACGAGGGTTCGTCGGGTGACTTCGGCGCGACCTCGCTGGCGGCGACGTCGACGTGGAGCGCGGGCGGGAACTCGGGCGGGTTCTCCTGGTCGTACGGGATGGGCACGCCGCCGGTGCACGCCGGCCCGGCGCCGAAGCTGCAGCTCGGCTATTCATCGTCCAGCGTGGACGGTCGCACGTCCGCGTCGAACAACCAGCCGTCGTGGCTGGGTGAGGGTTTCGACCTGGAGACTGGTTACATCGAGCGGCAGTACATCGGCTGTAACGCGGACACCGAGAACGGTGCGAACAACCCGGAGTTGCTGCGGACCGGGGACCTGTGCTGGCGGTCGGACAACGCGACGATCAGCTTCCAGGGGTCGTCGACCGAGCTGGTCTATCAGGACGGCAAGGGCTGGCACGGCCGGTCCGAGGCCGGCTGGGTGATCAAGCGCCTCAACAATGGCACGAACGGCGACAACAACGGCGAGTACTGGGAGCTCACTGCGGTTGACGGCACCCGCTACTACTTCGGCTACAACAATCCGCCCGGTCAGAGTGCCGGTACGAATTCCGTCTACACGGTGCCGGTCTACGGCAATCACGCCGGTGAGGAGTGCCACCAGGCCACGTTCGGCGCGTCGAGCTGCGACCAGGCGTGGCGGTGGAACCTCGATTACGTCGTTGACGTGCGCGGGAACACGCTCTCGTACTGGTACGAGCAGGAGAAGAACCAGTACGCGACGCGGGCGACCAGTAGCGAGAACGTCGACTACGTGCGCGGTGGCACGCTGGCTCGCATCGACTACGGCACCTGGGACCGCGGCACGACTGACCGGTCGGTCAAGCCGGTCGCGCAGGTGCTGTTCGCGACCGGCGACCGGTGCCTGACCTCCTGCACCCGGGACAATCCGGATCAGTGGCCGGACGTGCCGTGGGACAGCGAGTGCAAGCTCGACGCGACCGAGTGCGGCACGAACTACTCGCCGACGTTCTGGTCGACGAAGCGCCTGGCGTCGATTACGACGCAGGTGTGGGACACGACGGTGTCGCCGGCGAAGTGGCAGCCGGTGACGTCGTGGACGTTCGCGCACTCGTTCCCGGACCCGCATGACGGCACGAACGCGGGCCTGTGGCTGGACTCGATCGTGAAGACCGGCCTGGTCGGCGAGGCGATCGCGATGCCGCCGATCACGTTCACGCCCACGCCGATGCCGAACCGGGTGCTCACCGACGTCAACCAGACGAACTCGTGGCAGCGGCTGACCCGGCTGACCACGGAGACCGGCGCGTTCACCGACATCGAGTACACGCTGCCGGAGTGCAAGACTGGCAACCTGCCCGCGTCGCCGCAGACGAACACGTTGCGGTGCTATCCGGTGATCGGCCCGGACCCGCTGGACCCGGACGGGGCGGACATCACCGAGTACTGGCACAAGTACCTGGTCACCAAGGTGATCGAGAACGACACCCCGCTAGCTGACTATCGGGCGCCGTCCAAGGTCACTACGTACATCTACAAGGGGACCCCGTACTGGGCGTTCGCGGACGACAACGGCTTCACCAAGCCGAAGCGCAGGACCTGGAGCCAGTTCCGGGGGTACGAGACGGTCGACACCCGGGCCGGTAGCGGCGCGGCGAAGACCCTTTTCCGTGCCACCTATCTGCGGGGTATCGAGGGCAAGGTTTCCAAGGCCTCCCTGGGCGAGGACGTCACGGACCAGAAGGCGTTCGCCGGGATGGTGCGGGAGTCGGTTACGTACAACGGCACCGAGGACAAGCCGCTGTCCAAGACGGTCTACGTGCCGTGGCAGTCGGAGCCGACCGCGTCCCGGACCATCGGCAACGACACCGTTCACGCCCGGTTCACCGGTACTCGGGTCATCCACAGCGGCGAGGCGGTCGGCACCACCTGGCGGGTTGGGCGGGTCGAGTCGACGATGGAGGGCACGTACGGTTCGGTGACGCAGGTGCAGGACGACGGCGACACGACCGTCACCGGTGATGAGACCTGCACCGTCTACACGTACAACCGCAACACCGGCAAGCACATCGTGCATCTGGCCAAGCAGATCACCACCACCGCACTGCCATGCAAGGACAAGCCTGCTACGGCCGACGACATGGTGTCTGACCTGCGCACCACCTACGACGGTGCGAGCAGCCCGGACGTCGCGCCCACCTTCGGCAGCACGTCCAAGGTCGAAACTATGGTCGGGTGGACGGCGTCCAGTGGCACGCAGTGGCAGACCGGTAGCAGCATGACGACGGACACGTTCGGCCGGGTGAAGACCGCTACCGACTCGCGCGGCAACACCACCCAGACCGACTACACGCCGGCGTCCGGTGGGCCGGTCACCGGGGAGAAGACCACCAACGCGCTCGGCTGGACGTCGACCAAGGTCAAAGACCCGTACTGGGGCTTGACGAGGAGTGCCACGGACACCAACGGCCGGGTCGCGACGGTCAAGTACGACGCGCTCGGGCGTGTCTCCAAGGTATGGGACGTCGGCTGGGCCGAGGCGGACGCGGACAAGAAGGACAAGCCGTCGACCCGGTACACCTACAGCTTCGCGACCGGCCGCAACGCCTACCCGTACACGAAGACCGAGACGCTCAACGCCTCCGGCAACTACCTGCTCTCCTACCAGATTCTCGACGGTTTCCTGCGCTCCCGCCAGATACAGACGACCACCGCGGTCGGTGCCGACCGGGTTGTCGCGGACACCATCTACGACGAGTGGGGCCGCGTCTCCGCCGTCTACGGCTCACATGCGGAGGTCGGCGCGCCGACCGGCGTTCTGTGGGGCGAGCCGGAGTGGTCGATCCCCTCGGTCACCCGCACCGTCTACGACCTCGCCGGCCGCGGCACTGACACGATCTTCCTCGCCGCCGAAGGCACCACGAACCAGGTCGAGAAGTGGCGCAGCACCATCGTCTACGGCGGTGACCGCATGATCGTGACGCCACCGCGTGGTGACGTGCCGACCACCACCATCAACGACTTCCGCGGCAGGGCCGTCGAAATGCGGCAGCACAACACCGCCGCCGGCGTGGCCGGTGACTACGTCACCACCCGGTACGGCTACAACCGCAAGGGCCACCTGGCGAAGGTGACCGACACGGCCGGCAACGAGTGGACGTACGGCTACGACATCAAGGGCCGGCAGATCAGTGCTAGCGACCCTGACCGTGGGCCGATGACCGTTGGGTACAACGCCTACGACGAGGTGGTCCGGACCACGGACGCGCGCGGCGAGGTCCTGGCCTACTCCTACGACCAGCTCGGTCGCAAAACCGGCCTCTACGACGATTCCACCAGCGGCAACAAGCGCGCCGAGTGGGTCTATGACCGGCTCGCTGGCGGCCCGCAGGTACGCGGCATGATGACGCAGTCGGTCAGGTACGACAACGGCAACGCCTACCGCACGCAGATCGTCAACTACACCACCCGCTACCAGCCGACGGCAGTCAACTACGTCATACCCGCCGCCGAAGGAGCCCTGGCCGGGTCATACCTGTTCGGATACTCATACGCGGGCTCGGACGGGTCGCCCACCACGGTGGAGTACCCGATCGCAGGCAACCTCCTCACCAGGGAAGGGGTCACCACCACGTATGACCCCGGGAACGGCCTGCCGACCGGACTGACCAGCACCCTGGCCGCCGGTGCCAGCTATGTCACGCGGCAGGACTACACGGCACTGGGCGAGCCGACGGTCACCGAGCGCAAGTACGCGACCGGTGCCTACGTCGAGAGCGCCGCCTCGTACTGGGAGGACGGCACTCGCCGCTACCGGGGAACGAAGATCCTGACCGAGACCGGCACCGGTTCGGTATCGGACACCACCTACCAGTGGGGTCCCGCCGGGAACATCGAGTCGATCTCGGACAAGCCCGCGGTCGGTGATGCCGACACCCAGTGCTTCACCTACGACAAGCTCCGCCGCCTCACCTCCGCCTGGACGCCGAAGCCCGACGTCGCCTGCACCACCGCACCGAGCACGGCGAACCTGGGCGGACCCGGGCCGTACTGGACGGACTGGACCTTCGACGCGATCGGCAACCGCACCGCGGAGACGAACCACACCGCCACCGGCAACAGCACCACCACCTACGCCATCCCGCCGTCCGGCGCCGACTCCATCCGCCCGCACGCGGTAACCGGCAGCACCACCGTCACCTCCGGCGTGGCCGCGCCCATCAACCGCTCCTACGGCTACGACCAGGCAGGCAACACGACCAGCCGGCCCGGCGTCGCCGGAACCCAGACGGTCACCTGGGACGCCGAGAACCGCGCCTACACCACCATCGAGGGCAACACGACCACCTCGTACGTGTACGACGCCAACGGCACCCGGCTGATCCGCCGCGACGGCACCGGCACGACCCTCTACCTGCCCAGCATGGAGGTCCGCCTCAACCCGGACAACACCAAGGTCGCCACCCGCTACTACAACTTCGCCGGCGAAACCGTCGCATCCCGCAACAACAGCCAGAATACCGGCCTGACGTGGCTGTTCAGCGACCACCAGGGCACCCAGAACATCTCGATCGGGCCCGGAACGCAGTCCGGCACGGCGCAGACCGTCACGATCCGCCGGCAGGACCCGTACGGCGGCACCCGCGGCCAGGCCGTGGCTTGGCCGAACGGCAAGGGCTTCGTCGGCGGCGACATCGACCCGACCGGCCTGACCCACATCGGCGCCCGCGAGTACGACCCGGCGTTGGGCCGGTTTATCTCCGTCGACCCGATCATGGACCTCAAAGACCCACAACAATGGAACGGCTACGCCTACGCCCACAACAGCCCGATCACCTTCAGCGACCCCACTGGCCTGCGGGACTGCGACTTCGCCGACTGCGGCAGTGGCGGCGAGAGCAAGGGCGACTGGGACGGCGACAAGGTAATCAGTCCCGTCCCAGGAGCATCGCGAGGGGCCGATCAGCCGAAGCTCGGGTTCGGCAGGCCCGGCGGCGGCCGCATCACCAACAACGGCCAGCGCACCACACCACGCGGCTCGTACCAGCAGTTCCAAAACCCCACAAGCCTCGAATTCCTGGAACAGTACGACTGCACGTACGGATGCCACTACAGCTCAAAGGACCCGGAGACGCTCAAAGAGGCGGACATCAGTTACGCCTGCGCAATCCTCCATGACTGTGCCATGGCAGACCAGGTTGCGGCCGAAAGGGGGATTGCTCTCGCCAATGTGATGAGTTTCGTCCCGATAATCGGTGTGCCATGGAGTATCAGGCTGGCAATCAATGCCTTCGGTAAGGGCGACTATGTCGATGGAACACTCGAAATAGCCGGCATCATCCCGATCGCTAAGGCTACCAAAGCCCTCGACATCCTTGATTTCCTCAACGACGCGCGCAAGGGATCTAAGGTCGCTGACGACGGCGCCGACACGGCCTTGGATGCAGCGGGTGACGTGTGCAAGGTACCGGCTCTCAAGAGCTTCGCCGCAGAAACGCGGGTTCTGATGGCAGATGGCTCCGCGAAGCCTATTGCAGAGATCAGCGTGGGTAACATGGTTTACGCGGGTGACCCGGTCACAGGCGAAGTCGGTGCGTACCGCGTTACCGCAGTGTGGGCCCATGAGGATGATGTTGTCGACCTGCTCCTCTCTGCTGGGGCCCTGGCCACGACTGAAGATCATCCCTTCTGGAGTGAAGACGGTCAGGAATGGCGTTCTCCCGGTGAACTTGAAGTAGGCGAACATCTGCGTGCCGACGGTGCTGCCATCCTGGTTGCAGGTATAGCAGACGGTTCACGACGTACCGTCATGGCCTACAACCTGACGGTTGAGAACCTCCACACGTACTTTGTGCTCGCAGGCCCAACCCCAGTGCTCGTACATAACTTTGGTTGCGATGTCCCAACCCTTGACTCGACGGGTAAAGTTCACGGTGAGTTGCCTCCAGGCAACCGCGTTCCATCTCACTGGACGGTTGAAGAGCTTGAACAACTTGAGAGCGAGTTGGTTATGAGCATCAAGCGTCGTAAAGAGGTTAATTCGGATCTGGGGTTGGACTATGGCCATGCAAAGCGTGTGGCTGACGAGGAGGCTTTGCTTCGTGATGTTCGCAATAAGTTGAATGGTAAGTGA